A window from Streptomyces sp. NBC_00271 encodes these proteins:
- a CDS encoding PP2C family protein-serine/threonine phosphatase translates to MRERIDYRALFAATPSPYLVLGRDLVIVDVNQAYLLATARTRTELVGRYLFDAFPDNPADPGADGVRNLSASLHWVLRSKEPDTMAVQKYDIPVTGRPGEFEERWWSPVNTPVLGPDGQVEWIIHRVEDVTEFVLSRPRLAQRISVLGEREAMEAELYARARALQQLNDELRKAHARERQVAVTLQEAMLHSPDLAGHQDIAVRYMPAAGSLNVCGDWYDVVDLPGGFAVAVGDVVGHGLEAAATMGMLRSALSAAVRALHEPARALEVLGLYARSVEGALATTAAEAVIDNRVHRIRYSSAGHLPPVLVHPDGSFGLLDQATDPPLGARPRHVPRPQAELPYTPGDTLVLYTDGLIERRGEDIDVGLRRLTDTLTRHTRLAPERLADTLLARLGVSSGGRDDVALVVVRL, encoded by the coding sequence GTGAGGGAGCGGATCGACTACCGGGCGCTGTTCGCCGCCACCCCCAGCCCGTACCTGGTGCTGGGCCGCGACCTGGTGATCGTGGACGTCAACCAGGCCTACCTCCTGGCGACCGCCCGCACCCGGACGGAACTGGTCGGGCGGTACCTGTTCGACGCCTTCCCCGACAATCCCGCGGACCCGGGCGCCGACGGGGTGCGGAATCTGAGCGCCTCCCTGCACTGGGTGCTGCGTTCGAAGGAACCGGACACCATGGCGGTGCAGAAGTACGACATCCCCGTCACCGGCCGTCCGGGCGAGTTCGAGGAGCGCTGGTGGTCGCCGGTCAACACCCCGGTGCTCGGGCCGGACGGACAGGTGGAGTGGATCATCCACCGGGTGGAGGACGTGACCGAGTTCGTCCTGTCCCGCCCCCGGCTCGCGCAGAGAATCAGCGTGCTGGGCGAGCGGGAGGCGATGGAGGCCGAGCTGTATGCGCGGGCGCGCGCACTGCAGCAGCTGAACGACGAACTGCGCAAGGCACACGCCCGGGAACGCCAGGTCGCCGTCACCCTGCAGGAGGCCATGCTGCACTCGCCCGACCTGGCGGGCCACCAGGACATCGCGGTGCGCTACATGCCCGCCGCCGGGTCCCTGAACGTGTGCGGCGACTGGTACGACGTGGTCGATCTGCCCGGCGGCTTCGCCGTGGCCGTCGGCGACGTCGTCGGGCACGGCCTGGAGGCCGCCGCGACGATGGGCATGCTCCGCAGCGCCCTGTCCGCGGCGGTCCGCGCCCTGCACGAGCCGGCCAGAGCGCTGGAGGTGCTGGGCCTGTATGCCCGCTCGGTGGAAGGGGCGCTGGCCACCACCGCGGCCGAGGCCGTCATCGACAACCGGGTCCACCGCATCCGCTACAGCAGCGCGGGCCATCTCCCGCCCGTCCTGGTGCATCCCGACGGCTCCTTCGGCCTGCTCGACCAGGCCACCGACCCCCCGCTGGGCGCCCGCCCCCGCCACGTGCCCCGCCCCCAGGCCGAGCTGCCCTACACCCCGGGAGACACCCTCGTGCTCTACACCGACGGGCTCATCGAACGCCGGGGAGAGGACATCGACGTCGGCCTGCGCCGGCTCACCGACACTCTCACCCGCCACACCCGTCTTGCTCCCGAACGCCTGGCCGACACGCTGCTTGCCCGCCTCGGTGTCAGCAGCGGCGGACGCGACGACGTCGCCCTGGTCGTCGTGCGCCTCTAG
- a CDS encoding SpoIIE family protein phosphatase: MERLPTHPGERPHESDASPGPARTVPPTPPPTATAAVDARGIVTEWSEGARQLLGYLPSEVVGQPAARLLADDAGTADAAALRDAAGRERWSGTVALRHRDGRRLRRELLAHRRTADGPVTEWLVVSAVTGTPEGQAPPGPPEGEAAGSGTYGSEAAGSGRLGEWAFRQSPCVLAVFDADLRLVRANAGMEQVLSLTEDQMRGRRLPEIVPHPVSDETEAKMRRVLEGGGPQHLRAGTGPAGTGADDGWSTSLVPLKDPAGRVRAVCLAAHQRLQEHLARQRMLLLSEASARIGTTADSGRTAQELADIAVPRLADFAAVDLLDAPRHGGEPSPAAPARALATTRTAVRSVLDDVPAASAAGTKTLYPALSPVARCLAQGHGALYDAADPDLLRWARQDPGAARLLGSGTHSVMVVPMRAHGATLGVALFGRHRRAEPFEADDLWLAEELTAKAAVSIHTTRRDSREHTSTMTLQRSLLPQTLPDQGALDIATRYLPAGTRAGVGGDWFDVIPLSGARVALVVGDVVGHGIRASATMGRLRTAVRTLADVDLPPDELLTHLDDLVLHLSADEGGTDGAEESAGGIGTTCLYAVYDPVSRRCALARAGHPPPAAVTPDGAVRFLDVPAGPPLGLGGLPFETFETELPEGSLLALYTDGLLAARDHDIDEALDKMFAALARPAKTLDTVCDRVLTAMLTHRPDDDIALLVARTRALHADRVAAWDLPSDPAVVARARKHATEQLTAWGLDDAAFITELTVSELVTNAIRYGRPPIQLRLIHEDSTLTCEVFDSSSTAPHMRRARTFDEGGRGLLLVGQLARRWGTRHALTGKTVWAEQSLSPG; the protein is encoded by the coding sequence ATGGAGCGACTTCCCACCCATCCTGGTGAGCGGCCACACGAGTCGGACGCCTCCCCCGGTCCGGCCCGCACGGTCCCTCCCACTCCCCCTCCCACGGCCACCGCCGCCGTCGACGCGCGGGGCATCGTGACGGAGTGGAGCGAAGGGGCCCGGCAGTTGCTCGGCTACCTGCCCTCGGAGGTCGTGGGACAGCCCGCCGCCCGTCTGCTCGCCGACGACGCCGGCACGGCCGACGCGGCGGCGCTGCGGGACGCGGCCGGACGGGAGCGGTGGAGCGGCACCGTGGCACTGCGGCACCGCGACGGCCGCCGGCTGCGGCGGGAACTGCTGGCGCACCGCCGTACGGCGGACGGCCCCGTCACCGAGTGGCTCGTGGTGTCCGCCGTCACCGGCACACCCGAGGGACAAGCGCCCCCCGGCCCGCCCGAAGGAGAAGCAGCCGGGAGCGGGACGTACGGGAGCGAGGCGGCCGGGAGCGGTCGGCTGGGGGAATGGGCGTTTCGCCAGTCGCCCTGCGTCCTGGCCGTCTTCGACGCGGACCTGCGGCTGGTGCGGGCCAACGCCGGTATGGAGCAGGTGCTGTCCCTCACCGAGGACCAGATGCGCGGGCGGCGTCTGCCGGAGATCGTGCCGCATCCGGTGAGCGACGAGACCGAGGCGAAGATGCGCCGGGTGCTGGAGGGCGGCGGCCCGCAGCATCTGCGGGCGGGCACCGGCCCCGCGGGCACCGGGGCGGACGACGGCTGGTCGACCTCCCTCGTCCCGCTGAAGGACCCCGCCGGGCGCGTGCGCGCGGTGTGCCTGGCGGCGCACCAGCGGCTCCAGGAGCATCTCGCCCGGCAGCGGATGCTCCTGCTGAGCGAGGCCTCGGCCCGCATCGGCACCACCGCAGACAGCGGGCGCACCGCGCAGGAACTGGCCGACATCGCCGTCCCGCGGCTCGCGGACTTCGCCGCCGTCGATCTGCTGGACGCCCCCCGGCACGGCGGCGAGCCCTCCCCCGCCGCCCCGGCCAGGGCCCTCGCCACGACCCGTACCGCGGTGCGCTCGGTCCTCGACGACGTGCCCGCCGCCTCCGCGGCGGGCACAAAGACCCTCTACCCGGCCCTGTCACCGGTGGCCCGGTGCCTGGCCCAGGGCCACGGCGCCCTGTACGACGCGGCCGACCCCGACCTCCTGCGGTGGGCGCGGCAGGACCCGGGGGCCGCCCGGCTCCTGGGCAGCGGAACGCACTCGGTGATGGTGGTGCCAATGCGGGCCCACGGCGCCACGCTCGGCGTGGCCCTCTTCGGCCGGCACCGGCGCGCGGAGCCCTTCGAGGCGGACGACCTGTGGCTGGCCGAGGAACTCACCGCCAAGGCGGCCGTCAGTATCCACACCACCCGCCGCGACAGCCGCGAGCACACCAGCACCATGACCCTGCAGCGCAGCCTGCTCCCGCAGACGCTGCCCGACCAGGGAGCCCTGGACATCGCCACCCGCTATCTGCCCGCCGGCACCCGGGCCGGCGTGGGCGGCGACTGGTTCGACGTCATCCCGCTGTCCGGTGCGCGGGTGGCGCTCGTCGTGGGCGACGTGGTCGGCCACGGCATCCGCGCCTCCGCCACCATGGGCCGGCTGCGCACCGCGGTGCGCACCCTGGCGGATGTCGACCTGCCGCCCGACGAACTGCTCACCCACCTCGACGACCTCGTCCTGCACCTGTCCGCCGACGAGGGCGGCACGGACGGCGCCGAAGAGAGTGCCGGGGGCATCGGCACCACCTGTCTGTACGCGGTCTACGACCCGGTCTCGCGCCGCTGCGCCCTCGCCCGGGCCGGCCACCCGCCGCCCGCCGCGGTCACCCCGGACGGCGCCGTCCGCTTCCTCGACGTCCCGGCCGGCCCGCCGCTGGGCCTGGGCGGCCTGCCGTTCGAGACCTTCGAGACCGAACTGCCCGAGGGCAGCCTCCTGGCCCTCTACACCGACGGTCTGCTCGCCGCCCGCGACCACGACATCGACGAGGCGCTGGACAAGATGTTCGCCGCCCTCGCCCGCCCCGCGAAGACCCTCGACACGGTCTGCGACAGAGTCCTCACCGCCATGCTGACCCACCGTCCCGACGACGACATCGCCCTGCTCGTCGCCCGCACCCGGGCCCTGCACGCCGACCGGGTCGCCGCCTGGGACCTGCCCTCCGACCCGGCCGTCGTCGCCCGGGCCCGCAAGCACGCCACCGAGCAGCTGACCGCCTGGGGGCTGGACGACGCCGCCTTCATCACCGAACTGACGGTCAGTGAACTGGTCACCAACGCCATCCGCTACGGCCGGCCGCCCATCCAGCTGCGGCTGATCCACGAGGACTCCACGCTGACCTGCGAGGTCTTCGACTCCAGCAGCACCGCCCCGCACATGCGGCGCGCCCGGACCTTCGACGAGGGCGGGCGGGGCCTGCTGCTGGTCGGCCAGCTCGCCCGGCGCTGGGGCACCCGGCACGCCCTCACCGGCAAGACCGTCTGGGCCGAGCAGTCCCTCTCCCCCGGCTGA
- a CDS encoding response regulator transcription factor, which produces MSLTLATPHAEAPVPALAPREQETLRHIAAGRTYLQTARHMGLSKHTVDAYLRRIRAKLNINSTAELTRLAISLGL; this is translated from the coding sequence ATGAGCCTCACACTCGCCACGCCGCACGCCGAAGCCCCCGTCCCCGCGCTGGCCCCCCGCGAGCAGGAGACGCTGCGACATATCGCCGCAGGGCGCACCTACCTGCAGACGGCCCGCCACATGGGGCTCTCCAAGCACACCGTCGACGCCTACCTCCGCCGTATCCGGGCCAAGCTCAACATCAACAGCACCGCCGAACTCACCCGGCTGGCCATCTCCCTGGGCCTGTGA